A segment of the Kiritimatiellia bacterium genome:
CTCCCGCACGGCCCGCGCATGCCTTCCGATGGCCGCGGCATCCACCGGAACGCCATGGACCATGCCGGCCAGGGTCATGATGATCTCCCGGTTAAGGCTTCTTCCGTTCGCCCGGGCGCGGGATTTCAACGTGCGATGCACGGCGGCCGGAACATCCTTCAACGTGATCGTGCTCATACAAAAACCATAATGCATCCATTATGGATGTCAACTCTTGCTTCACGCAGCCGGCTTGCGGGCGGCGCTGCCGCCGGCCTCATGGCCGGGTCACGGCCAGGCGCAGGAACCGGTTCGTGGGGGAGGGCGAAGGGTCTTGGACGTGGCACACGACGGGATTGCCCGCGCCGAGTTCGATCACGTTGGGCGTTCCGCCCCAGGAGCCGTTGATGTTGGTGGCCAGGCCCACCCACAGGCTGTCGTTGGAAATCGAGACCGAACCCTGCACGATCAGTGTTGCGTCGTCCACGGCCGTGTCGCGGTTGAAGACGAGCACGCCCATGCCGTTGCTCACATATCCCGAGAGCCGGGCGAGAGCGTCCGAGTTCGTCGCGCTGCTGCCGGTGACGTACTTCACGAGGTTCGGGTACCCGTCGCCGGTCGCGCAGTCGTTGTAATTAGTCAGCTCGTTCGTGATGGCGGAAGCCCAGCCCCAATAGCCCTGGTACTCGTAGGCGCCCATGTCCACCGTGCCGCCGACAAGGCGCGGCTTGCCGTCCAAGTCCACAGGTCCAATCCCGTAACTGTTGTTGCCCCTGTTGATGCAGGGCGAATCGGACTGCAGGTGGTAGTTGCCCGCCGCGGCATTCATAAAGCGAGGGTCATCGGTGATATTACCCGTGCTCCACGGATCCGAGGGCGCGGGGATCGTGCAACTGTAATAGAACTCCGTGTTCAGCCAGTTCGCGTCGGCAGGCGCCGTGTTAAAATAGACGATGCCGTTTCTCACCGGAGCCACCACGCCTCCTCCCAAAACGCCCCCCGCTTGGCTGCTGGCTGAATTGCCGGTCACCGTGCAATTGGTCAGTATGCTTAAGAAAGCCCCACCTCCGGCGCCCGACGCATGATTGCCGACAAACTTGCAGTTGCTCAACCCGCCCCTGAATGAGCCGCCGCCGGAGAGGGCCGAGTTGCTGGTCAACAGGCATTGGCTCGCCGTGTCGTACGCCGAGCCGCCCCCGCCGTCGCCGGCCGAGTTGCCGGAAAGCGTGCAGCGATTCAGGACACCCGAGGCCGACCCGCCGCCGATGAAGGCCGAGTTGCTGACCAGCACGCAGTCGTACAGCGCGCAGACGAACGCCCCGCCGCCGTAGTTGGTCGCCGCCGCGTTGCCGGTCAACAGGCAATTGGTCAACGTGCCGTGGGCCGCCCCTCCGCCGCAATTGGTGGCGGAGTTATCCGAAAGCGTGCAGTCGTTCAGCACGGCTCGACTCGCCCCCCCACCGCAGAAGGCCGCATTACCCTCCAGCGTGCAATTGCTTAACGAACACTGATACGCCCCGCCCCCCTCGCTGGCCGCCTGGTTCAGCGCCAGGGTACAACTGTTCAACAAGCCATACCATGCACCGCCCCCTTGGTTTTGCGCCCGGTTGAATGACACAGTGCAGTTGTATTGTGTTCCGTAACAGGCGCCGCCGCCGTTATACGCGGTATTGCTTAGGAGGGCGCAACCATACATCGTCCCGAGGTAGGCCCCACCGCCATGATGCGCCTGGTTGCGGGTCAACACGCAGTTATTCAGTGTGCCGTAACCGTTGCCCCCCCCGTTGGATGCCACGTTGCCCACCAAAGCGCAGTTGCTTAACACACAGGAAAAAGCTCCCCCGCCGGCGATGCGGGCCGTGTTGCCTGTCAGCAAACAATTGATCAGCATTCCAAAGCACGAGCCTCCGCCGTCAGCGGCCGCCGAATTGCTCGAAAGCACGCAATCGACCAGCGCGCCATAGCATGATCCGCCACCCAGGTTGCTCGACGTGTTGCCGGAAAGCGTACAGTTGCTCAAGATACAGTTATCTACGCCCCCGCCCCTGTCTATGGCCGAATTGCCGGATAGCGTGCACTGGTAGAGCAACCCGGAAACGGCGCCACCGCCTTGATAGGCCGAATTGCTGGACAGGGTACAGTCGCTCAATGCGCAGGAACAGGCGCCTCCGCCCCAAGCGGCCCTGTTGCCGGTCATGGTACAAGCCGTCAACGTGCTCTGGTAGGCGCCTCCGCCCCACCACAGAGTTCTGTTGCTGTAGATCGAGCAGTTATACAACTCACAAAGTCGCGCGCCGCCTCCTCCCTGCGAAGGTGCTGAATTGCCGGCCAACCCGCAGTTGCTCAATGCGCACCGGGAGGCTCCGCCGCCGTAGTCTTCTGCATAATTTGTATTCAGTGTACAGGTACTGAGCTTACTGGAATAGGAACCACCCCCCTCCCTGCTCGCATTGGCCGAGAGGGTGCAGTGATGGAGTTCCCCGCCCCATACGCCGCCTCCCCACCAGAGGGACCTATTACCAGATATCACGCAGTTGCTTAAAACCCCGGCGGGGACAGACCAGGCGCCACCCCCAGCGTAATTTCGATATATGGAGTCCGAGAGGGTTGCGCCATTGGTTAGTGTGAATCCCGAAAGTAACGCGTTTGTTCCTATATAAACGCAACGAATGGCCGCGCTGCCGTTGGTCGTCAGCGGGTCCCATGCCCCCTTGATCACGGTCGCTGCCGGGCCGTTGACGCTTTGCACGGTGATCGGTTTGTCTATAACGACACGGTTGGTCATGGCTCCATGCACCACGCGTCCGCCGGTGTCGTAGAGGCCGTTGCTGACCAGTACGGTGTCTCCGGCGCCGGCCAGGTCAATCGCGGTTTGGATCGTGGCTACGGCCGTGGCCCAGTTGGTGCCCTCGGCAGCGTCGGAGCCGTTCGTGGCGACGTGCCAAGTCGCGGCGGGAGAAAAACCGGCCGACAGGCCCATCACAAAGGCCACAATAATCGAGCGTGTTATGGCTTTCATGGACGCCTCCCGCATGTCCGGCTGAAAGCACCTCCCCACATCAGTTAACGGCGTTCTGCCCGAGGACTCAAGTTGGAAATGAAGGCACCCAAGACGTCACAGGTCTGCCCGCCCGGTGATCCGGCGGTAGGCCTCGAGGTATTTCTCGCGCGTCTTCCGCACGACGTCATCTGGCAGGGGCGGGGCGGGGGGGGTCTTGTCCCACGCGAGCGTTTCGAGGTAGTCGCGGACGTACTGCTTGTCGAAGGACGGCGGCGAGATGCCGGGGGCGTAGGAGTCCGCCGGCCAGAACCGGGAGCTGTCCGGCGTGAAGAGCTCGTCGATCAGGATCAGTTTGCCGCCGTCGAGCCCGAACTCGAACTTGGTGTCGGCGATGATGATCCCCCGTGTCCGCGCGTGCTCCGCGGCATGGGCGTAGAGGGCCAGCGACACAGAGCGCAGCCGCGCGGCGAGATCGGGGCCGATCATCCGGCCGACCTCCTCGAATGGAATGTTCTCGTCGTGGCCGGTGTCGGCCTTGCGGGCGGGCGTGAAGATCGGCGCGTCGAGCCGGTCGGCCAGCCGGTAGCCGGGGCGCAGGGGCAGGCCGCAGACGGCGCCCGTGGCCTGGTAGTCCTTCCAGCCGGACCCGATCAGGTAGCCGCGGACGACGCACTCGACGGGAAGCGGCTTGGCCTTCCGGACCAGCATGGAGCGGCCGCGCAGGAGATCCTCGAAGGCCCGCAGCGATTCCGGGAATGCGCGGGGCTCGAGGGCGATCACGTGGTTCGGCACGATGGCGGCGGTGCGCTCGAACCACCACGCGGAGAGCCGGTTGAGCACCTCGCCCTTCTGCGGGATGCCGGTCGGCAGGATGCAGTCGAAGGCGGAGATCCGGTCCGTGGCGACCATGAGCAGCCGGTCGTCGAGGTCGAAGACCTCGCGCACCTTGCCGCTGCGGAGCTTCGGGATGCCGGGGAGGTCGAGGGTGGTGAGGACTGGCATATCGGGATCTCCGTGGTATGCGGGGCGGGGGCGCCCCGCCTCCATTGTCCTTACAGGTTCCGCAGCCACTCCACGAGCAGGCGCGCGCCGAACATGGTCGGGCCGGCCGGGGCATAAGGTTTCGCGCTCTCCTCGTACGCGGTATTCGCGATGTCCAGGTGCGCCCACGGGATGGACTCGGGGACGAAGTGCCGGAGGAACGT
Coding sequences within it:
- a CDS encoding Arc family DNA-binding protein, whose amino-acid sequence is MSTITLKDVPAAVHRTLKSRARANGRSLNREIIMTLAGMVHGVPVDAAAIGRHARAVREAMNVYLTQEDLADFKNAGRR
- a CDS encoding phosphoribosylaminoimidazolesuccinocarboxamide synthase, with the translated sequence MPVLTTLDLPGIPKLRSGKVREVFDLDDRLLMVATDRISAFDCILPTGIPQKGEVLNRLSAWWFERTAAIVPNHVIALEPRAFPESLRAFEDLLRGRSMLVRKAKPLPVECVVRGYLIGSGWKDYQATGAVCGLPLRPGYRLADRLDAPIFTPARKADTGHDENIPFEEVGRMIGPDLAARLRSVSLALYAHAAEHARTRGIIIADTKFEFGLDGGKLILIDELFTPDSSRFWPADSYAPGISPPSFDKQYVRDYLETLAWDKTPPAPPLPDDVVRKTREKYLEAYRRITGRADL